AGCGGCAGCTACCGGAGCTTCTTCAACGAACTGCTCGGTACCACCAGCAACGTGGTTGCGACCACGGATTACAGCGTCAGCCATCGAACCCATGTACAGCTGGATAGCGCGGATTGCGTCATCGTTGCCTGGGATGATGTAGTCAACGCCTTCCGGGCTGCTGTTGGTATCGACTACGCCGATAACAGGGATGCCCAGCTTGTTGGCTTCGGTGATCGCGATGCGCTCGTGATCAACGTCGATAACGAACAGTGCGTCAGGCAGACCGCCCATGTCCTTGATACCACCCAGGGAACGATCGAGCTTTTCCAGGTCACGGGAGCGCATCAGCGCTTCTTTCTTGGTCAGCTTGGCGAAAGTACCGTCTTCGGCTTGCACTTCAAGGTCACGCAGACGCTTGATGGAAGCACGGATGGTTTTGAAGTTGGTCAGCATGCCGCCCAACCAGCGGTGATCGACGTACGGCGAACCGCAACGTGCTGCTTCTTCAGCAACGATCTTGCCAGCGGAACGCTTGGTGCCGACGAACAGGATCTTGTTTTTGCCCTGGGCCAGACGCTCTACGAAAGTCAGAGCTTCGTTGAACATTGGCAGGGTTTTTTCAAGGTTGATAATGTGGATCTTGTTACGCGCGCCGAAAATGTATTTACCCATTTTCGGGTTCCAGTAACGGGTCTGGTGACCGAAGTGCACACCGGCCTTCAGCATATCGCGCATGTTGACTTGGGACATGATAGTTCCTTAATAAGTCGGGTTTGGCCTCCACGTATCCCAATGACCAACCAGCGGCATCAAGGCCTCCGGCACCCAGGTCATCGTGTCGACACGTGTGTGGATTTAAGCTCTGCGGGGTATCCCCGGAAAGCGGCGCATTTTATACCACAGCATCGACAAAAACGAAACCCGCAATCACATTTGCCGTCGACC
The Pseudomonas poae DNA segment above includes these coding regions:
- the rpsB gene encoding 30S ribosomal protein S2, with the protein product MSQVNMRDMLKAGVHFGHQTRYWNPKMGKYIFGARNKIHIINLEKTLPMFNEALTFVERLAQGKNKILFVGTKRSAGKIVAEEAARCGSPYVDHRWLGGMLTNFKTIRASIKRLRDLEVQAEDGTFAKLTKKEALMRSRDLEKLDRSLGGIKDMGGLPDALFVIDVDHERIAITEANKLGIPVIGVVDTNSSPEGVDYIIPGNDDAIRAIQLYMGSMADAVIRGRNHVAGGTEQFVEEAPVAAAE